In Isoptericola jiangsuensis, the following proteins share a genomic window:
- the mqo gene encoding malate dehydrogenase (quinone) has product MNSRATAPHQAPTDAVDVVLIGAGIMSATLGTLIQQLEPTWSVRILERLDDVALESSNPWNNAGTGHAALCELNYTPEKPDGTIDISKAVSINEQFETSRELWQHLVATGKIADSSFLSRTPHMTFVRGAKNVDYLRRRHATLSAHPLFRDLEYTTDRAEIERWAPLLTTDRDPAEPVAATRSAAGTDVDFGNLTRQLIDGMIGHGAELQLQREVTSLKRVKGGGWKLRVKDRSWNARPRTSTLTARFVFVGAGGGALPLLQSSGIPEIKGFGGFPISGEFLRTDDPELVAQHHAKVYGKADVGAPPMSVPHLDTRVVDGKSYLMFGPYAGFSPKYLKKGKYLGLITSLRANNLGPMMGAGLKNLDLTQYLVGQVVAAPETKFQALQQFVPTAHPKHWERITAGQRVQVIKRDADGKGVLQFGTEIVTAADGSIAGLLGASPGASTAVSAMVDVLERCFPEQFAAWRPRLATMMPSLDGVPADARGIEAAPQPAAELSVAQLAAQNGGVLPSSVYDQQADLRG; this is encoded by the coding sequence GTGAACTCGCGCGCAACGGCACCCCACCAGGCCCCCACGGACGCCGTCGACGTCGTCCTCATCGGCGCCGGCATCATGAGCGCCACCCTCGGCACGCTCATCCAGCAGCTCGAGCCGACGTGGTCCGTCCGCATCCTCGAGCGCCTCGACGACGTCGCGCTCGAGTCGTCCAACCCCTGGAACAACGCGGGCACGGGTCACGCCGCCCTCTGCGAGCTGAACTACACCCCCGAGAAGCCGGACGGCACGATCGACATCTCCAAGGCGGTGTCGATCAACGAGCAGTTCGAGACCTCCCGCGAGCTGTGGCAGCACCTCGTCGCCACCGGCAAGATCGCCGACTCCTCGTTCCTGTCCCGCACCCCGCACATGACGTTCGTGCGCGGCGCCAAGAACGTCGACTACCTGCGTCGCCGGCACGCCACGCTCAGCGCGCACCCCCTGTTCCGCGACCTCGAGTACACGACCGACCGGGCCGAGATCGAGCGCTGGGCGCCGCTGCTCACCACCGACCGCGACCCGGCCGAGCCCGTCGCCGCGACCCGCTCCGCCGCGGGCACCGACGTCGACTTCGGCAACCTCACCCGCCAGCTGATCGACGGGATGATCGGCCACGGCGCCGAGCTCCAGCTCCAGCGCGAGGTCACCTCCCTCAAGCGGGTCAAGGGCGGCGGCTGGAAGCTGCGCGTCAAGGACCGCTCCTGGAACGCCCGCCCCCGCACCTCGACCCTCACGGCCCGCTTCGTGTTCGTCGGCGCCGGCGGCGGCGCGCTGCCCCTGCTGCAGTCCTCCGGCATCCCGGAGATCAAGGGCTTCGGCGGCTTCCCCATCTCCGGCGAGTTCCTGCGCACCGACGACCCCGAGCTCGTCGCGCAGCACCACGCCAAGGTGTACGGCAAGGCCGACGTCGGCGCCCCGCCGATGTCCGTGCCGCACCTCGACACCCGCGTCGTGGACGGCAAGAGCTACCTCATGTTCGGCCCGTACGCCGGGTTCAGCCCCAAGTACCTCAAGAAGGGCAAGTACCTGGGCCTGATCACGTCGCTGCGCGCGAACAACCTCGGCCCGATGATGGGCGCCGGCCTGAAGAACCTCGACCTCACCCAGTACCTCGTGGGCCAGGTCGTCGCCGCGCCCGAGACGAAGTTCCAGGCGCTGCAGCAGTTCGTGCCGACCGCGCACCCCAAGCACTGGGAGCGGATCACCGCCGGCCAGCGCGTCCAGGTGATCAAGCGCGACGCCGACGGCAAGGGCGTCCTCCAGTTCGGCACCGAGATCGTGACGGCCGCCGACGGGTCCATCGCGGGCCTCCTCGGCGCGTCGCCGGGCGCCTCCACGGCCGTCTCCGCGATGGTCGACGTGCTCGAGCGCTGCTTCCCCGAGCAGTTCGCCGCCTGGCGCCCGCGCCTGGCCACGATGATGCCGAGCCTCGACGGCGTGCCTGCCGACGCGCGCGGCATCGAGGCCGCCCCGCAGCCCGCCGCCGAGCTCTCCGTGGCGCAGCTCGCCGCGCAGAACGGTGGCGTCCTGCCGTCGAGCGTCTACGACCAGCAGGCCGACCTGCGCGGCTGA
- the pntB gene encoding Re/Si-specific NAD(P)(+) transhydrogenase subunit beta, with product MTVLSAVQATYVVAGVLFILSLAGLSKQETARRGNVLGVIGMALAIVATVALALETSQRPWQVTGALILAVLVVGAGVGTWRVRRVEMTQMPELIALLHSFVGLAAVLVGYGSFLTAEHAETVHLVEVFLGVLIGAVTFTGSIVANLKLAARIRSAPLTLPGRNWLNLAMLVASAGLLWWFLDAARAGADGAALTALVLMTVVALALGWHLVASIGGGDMPVVVSMLNSYSGWAAAAAGFMLGNDLLIITGALVGSSGAILSYLMCRAMNRSFVSVILGGFGAEPGTVAAAGVDGEHRETFPAEVAELLTAARSVAIVPGYGMAVAKAQYPVADLTEKLRARGVEVRFGIHPVAGRLPGHMNVLLAEAKVPYDVVLGMEEINDDLPATDVVLVIGANDTVNPAAQDDPGSPIAGMPVLEVWKARDVVVFKRSMATGYAGVQNPLFFRENTAMLFGDAKDQVEHIIQAL from the coding sequence ATGACGGTCCTGTCGGCCGTGCAGGCCACCTACGTGGTCGCCGGCGTCCTGTTCATCCTGTCGCTGGCCGGCCTGTCCAAGCAGGAGACCGCCCGGCGCGGCAACGTGCTCGGCGTCATCGGCATGGCGCTCGCGATCGTCGCGACCGTCGCCCTGGCCCTGGAGACGTCGCAGCGCCCGTGGCAGGTCACCGGCGCGCTGATCCTGGCGGTGCTGGTCGTCGGCGCCGGGGTCGGCACCTGGCGGGTGCGCCGCGTCGAGATGACGCAGATGCCCGAGCTCATCGCGCTCCTGCACTCGTTCGTCGGTCTCGCCGCGGTCCTCGTCGGGTACGGGTCGTTCCTCACGGCCGAGCACGCCGAGACCGTGCACCTCGTCGAGGTGTTCCTCGGCGTCCTCATCGGTGCGGTGACGTTCACCGGCTCCATCGTGGCGAACCTCAAGCTCGCCGCGCGGATCCGGTCGGCCCCGCTGACCCTGCCGGGCCGGAACTGGCTCAACCTCGCGATGCTCGTCGCCTCGGCCGGGCTGCTGTGGTGGTTCCTCGACGCCGCGCGGGCCGGGGCCGACGGTGCCGCGCTCACCGCGCTCGTGCTCATGACGGTGGTCGCGCTGGCGCTCGGCTGGCACCTCGTCGCGTCCATCGGCGGCGGCGACATGCCCGTCGTCGTGTCGATGCTCAACTCGTACTCCGGGTGGGCCGCGGCCGCCGCCGGGTTCATGCTCGGCAACGACCTGCTCATCATCACCGGCGCCCTCGTCGGCTCCTCCGGTGCGATCCTGTCCTACCTCATGTGCCGGGCGATGAACCGCTCGTTCGTGTCGGTCATCCTCGGCGGGTTCGGCGCCGAGCCGGGCACCGTCGCTGCCGCCGGCGTCGACGGCGAGCACCGCGAGACGTTCCCCGCGGAGGTCGCCGAGCTCCTCACCGCCGCCCGGTCCGTGGCGATCGTGCCCGGCTACGGCATGGCCGTCGCCAAGGCCCAGTACCCCGTGGCGGACCTCACCGAGAAGCTGCGTGCCCGCGGCGTGGAGGTGCGGTTCGGCATCCACCCTGTGGCGGGGCGGCTGCCCGGGCACATGAACGTGCTGCTGGCCGAGGCCAAGGTGCCCTACGACGTCGTGCTCGGCATGGAGGAGATCAACGACGACCTGCCCGCCACCGACGTCGTGCTGGTCATCGGGGCCAACGACACCGTCAACCCGGCCGCGCAGGACGACCCCGGCTCGCCGATCGCCGGCATGCCCGTGCTCGAGGTCTGGAAGGCGCGCGACGTCGTCGTGTTCAAGCGGTCCATGGCGACCGGCTACGCGGGCGTGCAGAACCCGCTGTTCTTCCGCGAGAACACGGCGATGCTGTTCGGCGACGCGAAGGACCAGGTGGAGCACATCATCCAGGCCCTGTGA
- a CDS encoding pyridoxine/pyridoxamine 5'-phosphate oxidase yields MRERLRGLPVLPAGLPGWDVPDLAALPRTPHDLFEAWFVEAVGAGASAPHATTLSTVSVAGGARARTVLLTDLTAAGWWFAGHATSPKGRELAAEPRAALTFLWRETGRQVRVAGEVSSHPDAGAQDFRGRRPPSRAAGLVDHQSEVLDSLAEHRAAWSASLERVTADPDLVAPSWTAWCLDASDVEFWSTGDGTGQTRVRYRRTAAAWEPELLWP; encoded by the coding sequence ATGCGTGAGCGGCTGCGCGGCCTGCCGGTGCTGCCCGCCGGCCTGCCGGGCTGGGACGTGCCGGACCTCGCCGCGCTCCCCCGCACGCCGCACGACCTGTTCGAGGCGTGGTTCGTCGAGGCGGTCGGTGCGGGGGCGTCCGCCCCGCACGCGACGACGCTGTCGACGGTGTCCGTCGCGGGCGGGGCCCGGGCTCGCACGGTGCTGCTCACGGACCTCACGGCGGCGGGCTGGTGGTTCGCGGGGCACGCGACGAGCCCGAAGGGGCGCGAGCTGGCGGCGGAGCCGCGCGCGGCGCTGACGTTCCTGTGGCGCGAGACCGGCCGGCAGGTGCGGGTGGCGGGCGAGGTGTCGTCGCACCCGGACGCCGGGGCCCAGGACTTCCGTGGTCGGCGTCCGCCGTCGCGCGCCGCGGGGCTGGTCGACCACCAGAGCGAGGTGCTCGACTCGCTCGCGGAGCACCGGGCGGCGTGGTCGGCGTCCCTGGAGCGGGTGACCGCGGACCCGGACCTCGTGGCGCCGTCGTGGACGGCGTGGTGCCTCGACGCGTCGGACGTGGAGTTCTGGTCCACGGGTGACGGCACAGGTCAGACGCGGGTGCGCTACCGTCGGACGGCCGCGGCGTGGGAGCCAGAGCTGCTCTGGCCCTGA
- a CDS encoding NAD-dependent epimerase/dehydratase family protein, protein MQLLVLGGSVFLSRAVVETALARGHDVVALTRGRSGSVPAGARHVVADRDDPLPADLVTGRFDAVVDVGRQPSHVRRAVRAWPDARWVLVSTISVYADDADPAGPGAGRLHEARHDDADLSADPAAYGPLKVACEEIVRAGAPDAVVVRPGLVVGPGDPSGRFTAWPARLRRLTGAPDDGDVLAPGSPDDLVQTIDVRDLATWIVDLAETSVAGTFDAVAPAVPIAAYLAAVARGCGVAPRWRWVDHDRLTALDVRPWSGPRSVPLWLPRPAYDGMPAHDAAPALAAGLTPRPLEDTARDVLAWLDADPDAPVTGLTDAEEAEVLHAVLG, encoded by the coding sequence GTGCAGCTCCTCGTCCTCGGTGGGTCCGTGTTCCTGTCCCGTGCGGTCGTCGAGACCGCCCTCGCCCGCGGCCACGACGTCGTCGCCCTCACGCGCGGCCGGTCCGGGTCGGTGCCCGCCGGCGCGCGGCACGTCGTCGCCGACCGCGACGACCCCCTGCCCGCGGACCTGGTGACCGGACGCTTCGACGCCGTCGTCGACGTCGGCCGCCAGCCGTCGCACGTGCGACGGGCGGTGCGGGCCTGGCCCGACGCCCGCTGGGTGCTGGTCTCCACGATCAGCGTCTACGCCGACGACGCCGACCCGGCCGGACCCGGCGCAGGGCGCCTGCACGAGGCCCGCCACGACGACGCCGACCTCTCGGCCGACCCCGCCGCGTACGGTCCCCTGAAGGTCGCCTGCGAGGAGATCGTGCGCGCCGGTGCCCCCGACGCGGTGGTCGTCCGGCCCGGCCTGGTCGTGGGGCCCGGGGACCCGTCCGGCCGGTTCACGGCCTGGCCCGCCCGCCTGCGCCGCCTCACCGGTGCCCCGGACGACGGCGACGTGCTCGCCCCGGGTTCCCCCGACGACCTCGTGCAGACCATCGACGTGCGCGACCTCGCCACCTGGATCGTCGACCTCGCCGAGACCTCCGTCGCGGGCACCTTCGACGCGGTCGCCCCCGCCGTCCCGATCGCCGCGTACCTCGCCGCCGTCGCCCGCGGCTGCGGCGTCGCGCCCCGCTGGCGGTGGGTCGACCACGACCGCCTGACCGCCCTCGACGTCCGCCCGTGGTCCGGCCCGCGCTCCGTGCCGCTGTGGCTGCCGCGCCCCGCCTACGACGGCATGCCCGCGCACGACGCCGCCCCGGCGCTCGCGGCCGGGCTCACCCCGCGCCCCCTGGAGGACACCGCGCGCGACGTGCTGGCGTGGCTGGACGCCGACCCGGACGCGCCCGTCACCGGGCTCACGGACGCGGAGGAGGCCGAGGTGCTGCACGCCGTCCTCGGCTGA
- a CDS encoding ketopantoate reductase family protein, protein MSAEHTVPPLAVVGPGAVGCLVAAFLHRAGADVVLVGRPRTVERLGAGLRVVTDRHGTWEAAVPATTAVPDGAVVLVAVKGDGLADVVGSVAQAAPVEVVSLLNGIEHMEALRAALPTTDVVGAAYAGETSRELGTDGPVVVRHRGELLRVTVPAPAQESWTARALRATDLPLVVGGSEAEVLWSKLRFLAPLALLTSVHHDGLGAALDADPGLIAALLAEVAAVATAEGVPSTGPELERILRGLPATMRSSLQADLEAGRSGELDAIGGAVARRGARHGLPTPRVDGVVARLAAEV, encoded by the coding sequence ATGAGCGCCGAGCACACCGTCCCGCCCCTCGCCGTCGTCGGACCCGGTGCCGTGGGCTGCCTGGTCGCCGCCTTCCTGCACCGTGCCGGGGCGGACGTCGTCCTGGTGGGGCGCCCGCGCACCGTCGAGCGCCTCGGTGCCGGGCTCCGCGTCGTCACCGACCGGCACGGCACCTGGGAGGCGGCGGTCCCCGCCACGACGGCGGTCCCGGACGGTGCCGTCGTCCTCGTGGCCGTCAAGGGTGACGGGCTCGCGGACGTCGTCGGGTCGGTGGCGCAGGCCGCGCCCGTCGAGGTCGTGTCCCTGCTCAACGGGATCGAGCACATGGAGGCCCTGCGCGCCGCGCTGCCGACGACCGACGTCGTGGGCGCCGCCTACGCGGGGGAGACGTCCCGCGAGCTCGGCACGGACGGACCCGTCGTCGTGCGGCACCGCGGCGAGCTGCTGCGCGTCACGGTGCCCGCTCCGGCGCAGGAGTCGTGGACGGCCCGCGCCCTGCGTGCCACGGACCTGCCGCTCGTCGTCGGCGGGTCGGAGGCCGAGGTGCTGTGGTCCAAGCTGCGGTTCCTCGCGCCCCTGGCCCTGCTGACGTCCGTGCACCACGACGGCCTGGGCGCGGCGCTGGACGCCGACCCGGGGCTCATCGCCGCGCTGCTCGCGGAGGTCGCCGCCGTGGCGACCGCGGAGGGCGTGCCCTCGACGGGGCCCGAGCTGGAGCGGATCCTGCGCGGCCTGCCCGCGACGATGCGGTCCTCCCTCCAGGCCGACCTGGAGGCCGGACGGTCGGGCGAGCTCGACGCCATCGGCGGGGCCGTGGCCCGGCGCGGCGCCCGTCACGGGCTGCCCACGCCGCGGGTCGACGGCGTCGTCGCGCGGCTCGCCGCGGAGGTCTGA
- a CDS encoding DUF2599 domain-containing protein encodes MHRPGPSPRPHARLVAGALLAVALVSACDATPSADDAASPSSAPTSAAPATSDAPAPDGTSSPAPEAPTAKPVAVRAGDVTLTLTAPDATADPGRDGTATVTVDPGTATGTGSGTGPAGAAAALSAAPGATFTVHTDGSATVEQDGVAVGGLTSPTGAARFRLVDPGVLAIDGDAPTSTTLGTTGVQDAAWGDREGGDSLAVTPTDWARRAGQAGVDVVWAGLVADDPALDTPTMHDQLVCHALGAPDKATWNLEPWRPDVGLLQVLAARCNPTA; translated from the coding sequence GTGCACCGGCCCGGCCCGTCCCCCCGTCCGCACGCCCGCCTCGTGGCCGGCGCGCTCCTCGCCGTGGCCCTCGTCAGCGCGTGCGACGCGACCCCCTCCGCGGACGACGCCGCCTCGCCGTCGTCCGCACCGACGTCCGCGGCACCGGCCACGTCCGACGCACCCGCCCCGGACGGCACCTCCTCCCCCGCACCCGAGGCCCCGACGGCGAAGCCCGTCGCCGTCCGCGCGGGTGACGTCACCCTGACCCTCACCGCACCCGACGCCACGGCCGACCCGGGCCGGGACGGCACCGCGACCGTCACGGTCGACCCGGGCACAGCCACCGGCACGGGATCGGGCACGGGACCGGCGGGAGCCGCCGCCGCACTGTCCGCAGCCCCCGGCGCGACGTTCACCGTGCACACCGACGGCTCGGCCACCGTCGAGCAGGACGGCGTGGCCGTCGGCGGGCTCACCTCGCCCACGGGTGCGGCGCGGTTCCGGCTCGTCGACCCGGGCGTCCTGGCGATCGACGGCGACGCCCCGACCAGCACCACGCTCGGCACGACCGGCGTGCAGGACGCCGCCTGGGGCGACCGCGAGGGCGGCGACTCCCTGGCCGTCACCCCGACGGACTGGGCGCGGCGGGCCGGGCAGGCCGGCGTGGACGTCGTCTGGGCCGGGCTCGTCGCCGACGACCCCGCCCTCGACACCCCGACCATGCACGACCAGCTCGTGTGCCACGCCCTCGGCGCCCCCGACAAGGCGACGTGGAACCTCGAGCCGTGGCGCCCCGACGTCGGGCTGCTCCAGGTGCTGGCCGCCCGGTGCAACCCGACCGCCTGA
- a CDS encoding siderophore-interacting protein, which yields MSGYNGRKPVEPHVLLAEVVRTKQVSEHMMRVTFGGDGLERLTTVGYDQWFRLFLQREGADAMRLPTRTSGLGWYAQYLTTPRARRPWVRSYTVREARPDLREIDVDFVLHGAHGHEGSGEPGPASTFAATARTGDTVGILDQGVGFNPRHPHDWTLLVADESGLPAVAGICEALPDDARGIAVVEVPTAADRQDFRAPAGVDVRWVERHRVDPAAVPGTAALNVVRSLDLLDGDVYAFSVGESSLATGVRRHLVADRGVPRTHADFVGYWRHGRGAAG from the coding sequence GTGAGCGGATACAACGGACGCAAGCCGGTCGAGCCCCACGTCCTCCTCGCCGAGGTCGTGCGGACCAAGCAGGTCTCGGAGCACATGATGCGCGTGACCTTCGGCGGCGACGGGCTCGAACGCCTGACCACCGTCGGGTACGACCAGTGGTTCCGGCTGTTCCTCCAGCGCGAGGGCGCGGACGCGATGCGCCTGCCCACCCGCACGTCCGGGCTCGGCTGGTACGCGCAGTACCTCACGACGCCCAGGGCGCGGCGCCCGTGGGTGCGCAGCTACACCGTCCGCGAGGCGCGACCGGACCTGCGCGAGATCGACGTCGACTTCGTGCTGCACGGGGCGCACGGCCACGAGGGGTCCGGCGAGCCCGGTCCCGCGTCCACGTTCGCGGCCACCGCCCGCACCGGCGACACCGTCGGCATCCTCGACCAGGGTGTCGGATTCAACCCGCGCCACCCCCACGACTGGACGCTGCTCGTCGCCGACGAGTCGGGCCTGCCCGCCGTGGCGGGCATCTGCGAGGCGCTGCCCGACGACGCCCGCGGCATCGCCGTCGTCGAGGTCCCCACCGCCGCCGACCGGCAGGACTTCCGCGCCCCTGCCGGGGTCGACGTGCGGTGGGTGGAGCGCCACCGCGTGGACCCGGCGGCCGTCCCGGGCACGGCCGCGCTCAACGTCGTGCGCTCGCTGGACCTGCTCGACGGCGACGTCTACGCGTTCTCCGTGGGCGAGTCCTCGCTCGCGACCGGCGTGCGCCGCCACCTCGTGGCCGACCGCGGGGTCCCCAGGACGCACGCCGACTTCGTCGGCTACTGGCGGCACGGGCGCGGCGCGGCCGGCTGA